The following are encoded in a window of Halosimplex halophilum genomic DNA:
- a CDS encoding ABC transporter ATP-binding protein — MSSSDIVVEDLTFQYPGGDEPVLRDATLRIEPGEFTAVVGGNGSGKTTLCKTFNGLVPHFFEGRFDGRVSVAGTDTRESDVAELSQTVGYVFQDFENQLVQETVRDDVEFAPLNHGLDDYAERATRALELVGLDHLEDRFVWELSGGQQHLVALAGVLAMDPEFVFVDEPAAQLDPQNARETYDQLRRLHEDHGKTVIVIEHHSEFIADYCEEMVLVSDGGVAWKEPVEVGLNRLDDLEAHDIHPPQVTGIAADLPGGAGRLPDGRYPVTVDEAATAFPSADASERQATADGGERGRHREKPADDGAPLVTLDGVGHGYPTLREGYNRVLDGVDLDLYAGDRVALVGANGAGKSTLLRLITGLESPDEGTVTVLGKDTSETLPETLADDTVYIHQNPEEMFVEDTVRKDIGYYLRNRGAEGADERVAEIVDYLDLEEFADRDGRLLSLGQQRRASLGIGLATDPTVVLLDEPTGSLDLQSRREVTGMLRKAESRVETVVIASHDLQLVAEWADRVIVMGDGAVLADAAPGVVFDDPDLLARTGLRRPQVAELSDRLGVDPPALTADGMVETLTAAAERADALADGGSDTGDAGRDRRGDRR, encoded by the coding sequence TACCCCGGGGGCGACGAGCCGGTGTTGCGCGACGCGACCCTGCGGATCGAGCCAGGCGAGTTCACGGCCGTCGTCGGCGGCAACGGCAGCGGCAAGACGACGCTGTGCAAGACGTTCAACGGGCTCGTCCCGCACTTCTTCGAGGGGCGGTTCGACGGGCGGGTGTCCGTCGCGGGCACGGACACCCGCGAGTCGGACGTGGCGGAACTCTCACAGACCGTCGGCTACGTCTTCCAGGACTTCGAGAACCAGCTCGTCCAGGAGACCGTCCGCGACGACGTGGAGTTCGCGCCCCTCAATCACGGCCTCGACGACTACGCCGAGCGGGCGACCCGCGCGCTGGAACTCGTCGGGCTCGACCACCTCGAAGACCGGTTCGTCTGGGAGCTGTCGGGCGGCCAGCAGCACCTCGTCGCGCTCGCGGGCGTGCTCGCGATGGACCCCGAGTTCGTCTTCGTCGACGAGCCCGCCGCCCAGCTGGACCCCCAGAACGCCCGCGAGACCTACGACCAGCTCCGGCGGCTCCACGAGGACCACGGCAAGACGGTGATCGTCATCGAGCACCACTCGGAGTTCATCGCCGACTACTGCGAGGAGATGGTCCTCGTGTCGGACGGCGGCGTCGCCTGGAAGGAACCCGTCGAGGTCGGGCTCAACCGGCTGGACGACCTGGAGGCCCACGACATCCACCCGCCGCAGGTCACGGGGATCGCCGCCGACCTGCCGGGGGGTGCGGGCCGACTGCCGGACGGCCGATACCCCGTCACCGTCGACGAGGCCGCGACCGCGTTCCCGTCCGCCGACGCGAGCGAACGGCAGGCAACTGCCGACGGCGGCGAACGGGGTCGTCACCGCGAGAAGCCGGCCGACGACGGCGCCCCCCTCGTCACGCTCGACGGGGTCGGCCACGGCTACCCGACGCTCCGGGAAGGGTACAACCGCGTCCTTGACGGCGTCGACCTCGACCTCTACGCGGGCGACCGGGTGGCGCTGGTCGGCGCCAACGGCGCCGGGAAGTCGACGCTGCTCCGGCTGATCACCGGGCTGGAGTCCCCCGACGAGGGGACGGTCACGGTCCTGGGGAAGGACACGAGCGAGACGCTGCCGGAGACGCTGGCCGACGACACCGTCTACATCCACCAGAACCCCGAGGAGATGTTCGTCGAGGACACCGTCCGGAAGGACATCGGCTACTACCTGCGGAATCGCGGTGCCGAGGGCGCCGACGAGCGGGTCGCGGAGATCGTCGACTACCTCGACCTCGAGGAGTTCGCCGACCGCGACGGTCGCCTGTTGAGTCTCGGCCAGCAGCGGCGCGCCTCGCTGGGGATCGGCCTCGCGACCGACCCGACGGTCGTCCTGCTGGACGAGCCGACCGGGAGTCTCGACCTGCAGAGCCGGCGCGAGGTGACCGGGATGCTCCGGAAGGCCGAGAGCCGCGTCGAGACGGTCGTCATCGCCTCCCACGACCTGCAGCTGGTCGCCGAGTGGGCGGACCGGGTCATCGTCATGGGCGACGGGGCGGTACTCGCCGACGCCGCGCCGGGCGTCGTCTTCGACGACCCCGACCTGCTGGCGCGGACCGGCCTGCGCCGCCCGCAGGTCGCCGAACTGAGCGACCGCCTGGGCGTCGACCCGCCCGCGCTGACCGCCGACGGGATGGTCGAGACGCTGACCGCCGCCGCCGAACGGGCCGACGCGCTCGCCGACGGCGGCTCGGATACCGGCGACGCCGGGAGGGACCGACGGGGTGACC